The genomic region TATGCAGATAGCCTGTGGGACTGGGGGCAAAGCGTAAACGCACTTCCTGATTCATCTTTTCATCCTCTCTTCAACAGCTGACAACACTAGCGAATAATGTCAAATCCAAAGCGGATTTTTACAGCATATCTCAGCAAACAATGCCCCGTGGATTATCATTTCCGGCCACTGATTGCAAGGATTGTCGGCGGCCGCGAAAATTCCGCGCATAAATGATTGACACAGTCGGCAGGCACTTTTTAGTAATCGTCAAAGCTACCATAAACAACGGATTGGGTATTGTCTAATCAGGGGATCAGGGGTAATAATTGTCAATGAATGTTCGATAGCCTGACATACAAGCATACGATCAAAAGGATCTTTGTGGGGAGTAGGCAGTTTGCACAAATGCAGGGTGTCTTGTTCCGATAAATTCAAGGGAGAGATTAAATGTCTTTTACGCTCTTTGGGAATAAATTGATCAGGTGCAAGCGGAAGTTGCAATTTTTCCAAGCGGTATTTTACATTGATCTCCCAAGCCGAAACAGCGCTCAGGAATACTTCATTTTGAGG from Pseudomonadota bacterium harbors:
- a CDS encoding type II toxin-antitoxin system VapC family toxin — translated: MKLLLDTCTFLWLTKGREKLSVKAIDAFTNPQNEVFLSAVSAWEINVKYRLEKLQLPLAPDQFIPKERKRHLISPLNLSEQDTLHLCKLPTPHKDPFDRMLVCQAIEHSLTIITPDPLIRQYPIRCLW